One part of the Desulfovibrio litoralis DSM 11393 genome encodes these proteins:
- the mobB gene encoding molybdopterin-guanine dinucleotide biosynthesis protein B, giving the protein MKAIAIVGYKNSGKTTTTLKLAEALEKKGLKVAIAKHTHHNFDKENTDTARFQASGRDVIGIGADESAIFYGEFLPLLKLIPFIKADILLVEGNKNATWLPRIVCLREAEEINELSGAKTDESTNSTRQTIATLRKKPLLNCFEKVAHFELTPQSEAKDFEQLADLVWEKSFILPGLNCGACGFESCATFASQIVKGVKTTKDCPSLNTESVEIYANDQKIALNPFMARLVGGMLKAVAVELKGYDPNADLVIRLNKPL; this is encoded by the coding sequence ATGAAAGCCATCGCCATTGTCGGTTATAAAAATTCAGGCAAAACCACTACCACTCTAAAACTCGCCGAAGCTTTAGAAAAAAAAGGCTTAAAAGTAGCTATTGCTAAACATACGCACCATAATTTCGATAAAGAAAATACTGATACTGCCCGCTTTCAAGCTTCGGGGCGAGATGTTATTGGAATTGGAGCAGATGAAAGTGCCATTTTTTATGGTGAGTTTTTACCTTTATTAAAACTTATCCCTTTTATAAAAGCCGATATTCTTTTAGTCGAAGGTAACAAAAATGCTACTTGGCTACCTAGAATAGTCTGTTTAAGAGAAGCCGAAGAAATTAATGAATTGTCAGGTGCAAAAACTGATGAAAGTACAAATTCAACCAGACAAACTATCGCTACTTTACGAAAAAAACCTTTATTAAACTGCTTTGAAAAAGTAGCTCATTTTGAGCTTACTCCACAAAGCGAAGCGAAAGACTTTGAACAACTAGCGGATTTAGTTTGGGAAAAATCTTTTATCTTGCCGGGGTTAAACTGTGGGGCTTGCGGCTTTGAGTCTTGTGCCACTTTTGCCTCACAAATTGTTAAAGGCGTTAAAACCACAAAAGATTGCCCCAGTTTAAATACTGAAAGCGTAGAAATATACGCCAATGATCAAAAAATCGCCCTTAACCCATTTATGGCTCGCTTAGTGGGCGGAATGCTCAAAGCGGTAGCCGTAGAGCTAAAAGGCTATGACCCAAACGCTGATTTAGTTATTCGCTTAAATAAACCATTATAA
- a CDS encoding RidA family protein, translating to MKKVIESKAAPAAVGPYSQAILANGILFASGQLPLNAQTGKLEEGDISAKATRCLENVKAILEEAGLGFSDVVKVTVYLTDMSDFAAVNAVYAKYFSAPYPARSCVAVAALPLGGTVEIEVTAATKCC from the coding sequence ATGAAAAAAGTTATCGAAAGCAAAGCGGCTCCGGCTGCTGTTGGTCCATATTCACAAGCAATTTTGGCAAATGGAATTTTATTTGCCTCAGGTCAACTACCTTTAAATGCTCAAACTGGGAAGCTTGAAGAAGGCGATATTTCCGCTAAAGCAACTCGTTGTCTTGAAAACGTTAAAGCAATTTTAGAAGAAGCTGGTTTAGGTTTTTCTGATGTTGTTAAAGTTACCGTATATCTTACTGATATGAGTGATTTTGCGGCGGTTAACGCTGTTTATGCTAAGTATTTTTCCGCTCCTTATCCTGCTCGCTCTTGCGTTGCGGTTGCGGCTTTACCTTTAGGTGGAACTGTTGAAATTGAAGTAACTGCTGCGACTAAATGTTGCTAA
- a CDS encoding AAA family ATPase, which translates to MKVDKLHIRSRFKNLEDVVVHFDEKNLMTVLVGCNGSGKSNVLEALVAIFRNLDLGEAPPFSYELVYQLGQSCESNLHSNESWLEITVDADPNRESLAKQYIITVRDLLAKQSGDLLNEKPETQTVPFSKVKRDKDGNALYLPKYVFAYYSGPSDRLEKYFKKHRTDFYRRLLDGDLDLKGDIRPLFYAKPHHSQFVLLAFFLNEQDSDEKDFLRKYLGIEGLDSIHFVMRQPGWAKEKSELFWGARGVVRRFLDELIKCSLSPVKVTRPEDISLTGNSIRNEFFHLFLPNVDALREFAKGLRADELFKMLESTLLSEIISEVNIRVKVLSSEEPLTFRELSEGEQQLLTVLGLLKFTGGKDSLFLLDEPDTHLNPAWAVKYLKFLDDFVPSPKVSHLLMVTHHPLAIAALEKEQIQVMKRDDKFQIHASKPEESPRGMGINLILRSDMFNLQTTLDDNTNQDLINRNKLAAKEEKLTEEENIELALLNKKLSPLGFNFATDDPDYQDFLLKKYYSKSKEDA; encoded by the coding sequence ATGAAAGTTGATAAACTGCATATTCGTTCACGTTTTAAAAACCTTGAAGACGTTGTGGTACACTTTGATGAAAAGAACCTAATGACTGTTTTGGTCGGGTGTAATGGCTCTGGTAAATCCAATGTGCTAGAGGCTCTGGTGGCGATATTTCGCAATCTTGATTTGGGCGAGGCTCCTCCGTTTTCTTATGAATTGGTTTATCAACTTGGGCAATCCTGCGAATCCAATTTACATTCTAACGAAAGCTGGCTGGAGATAACGGTTGACGCTGATCCGAATCGCGAGAGTTTGGCTAAACAGTATATAATAACTGTTCGTGACCTGCTAGCCAAACAATCAGGCGACTTGTTAAACGAAAAACCAGAAACTCAAACGGTACCTTTCTCCAAGGTAAAACGAGATAAAGATGGCAATGCACTCTACTTACCAAAATATGTATTTGCATATTATTCTGGGCCAAGTGATCGACTAGAAAAATATTTCAAAAAACACCGCACTGATTTCTACCGTCGTCTACTTGACGGGGATTTGGATTTAAAAGGCGATATACGCCCCTTGTTTTATGCAAAACCCCATCATAGCCAGTTTGTTTTATTAGCATTTTTCTTGAACGAGCAAGATAGCGATGAAAAAGACTTTTTGCGGAAATATTTGGGTATTGAAGGTTTAGATAGTATTCATTTTGTAATGCGCCAACCGGGTTGGGCTAAAGAAAAAAGTGAACTATTCTGGGGTGCTCGTGGCGTTGTTCGACGTTTTCTAGATGAACTTATTAAATGTAGCTTGTCCCCTGTGAAAGTTACACGCCCAGAAGATATCTCGTTAACCGGCAACAGCATACGCAATGAATTTTTCCATTTATTTTTACCAAATGTAGATGCCTTGCGTGAGTTCGCTAAAGGTCTAAGAGCTGATGAACTATTCAAAATGTTGGAAAGCACGCTACTTTCTGAGATCATTTCTGAAGTTAACATTAGAGTGAAGGTTTTAAGTAGCGAAGAGCCTCTCACCTTCCGAGAGCTTAGTGAAGGGGAACAACAATTGCTTACCGTACTTGGCCTCCTCAAATTTACAGGTGGCAAAGACTCATTATTTTTACTCGATGAGCCAGATACCCACTTAAATCCAGCATGGGCAGTTAAGTACCTAAAATTTTTAGATGATTTTGTGCCTAGCCCTAAAGTCAGCCATTTGTTAATGGTTACTCACCATCCTCTGGCTATTGCTGCACTGGAAAAAGAGCAGATACAAGTTATGAAGAGGGATGATAAATTTCAAATTCACGCAAGCAAGCCAGAGGAAAGCCCTAGAGGAATGGGAATTAATCTCATACTGCGTAGTGATATGTTTAATCTACAAACGACACTTGATGATAATACTAATCAAGATCTCATCAATAGAAATAAACTGGCTGCAAAAGAAGAAAAATTGACTGAAGAAGAAAACATAGAACTTGCTCTGCTTAATAAAAAATTGAGCCCGTTAGGTTTCAACTTTGCAACTGATGATCCAGATTACCAAGATTTTTTACTCAAAAAGTATTACTCAAAATCAAAAGAGGATGCCTAA